One Tenebrio molitor chromosome 2, icTenMoli1.1, whole genome shotgun sequence genomic region harbors:
- the scra gene encoding anillin isoform X3, with translation MDSFTEKLLSRARERQKILQDYSITKKNTPEKVTLSEPNLNHDAAVKLIDNFTSSSEENVHVEVQIEEQNDFNSGENNQNDIGLSVDVKKRLNRLGKLYAGGEDANISSPIHQTESKFHAEDLSKTPKPENVKTKRGLSKLADLAESINQFEDDLNHVHKEKTDRVVKRSWKPPAPQPPALKKSSPSKVLTKPKAPNPPPIEHSLNDVKWDKQVLDSLESQGFTRTDSSSRLVYNYNAENARSEKENVIVEEKNRGTAKPTIKSPQKHILRTAAIADKAARFESTPNQVQKDPALLSVSERKALFEKNKGAALIPKAPFAMATPIKSNAVNAKKTTTIQQSPIHKEPVGSQAGGIASKVAELFEAKPTISQQQIQSNVYKQRQEEMDVLLNRFHKTAEVEIEETEYDDEATEETAMVDEKPAKKMSICPSSDEKRNSTNKRYSKADSPKVAAVLNDVKRIKVSPQKTGRLYPSLTDIESVTETENESRSATPSDNSSFENSIAESGDANTSFGRDILRVVCKDQTPHHKQSLCESDLSDVLDDMDDYIDEALAYNGAQSEGPTPPKKGRKSPIESSQSFKYKHFQNDNTFKSPMKKTVVDVAENLPTHVIDGDNILPLTHTVSFYRKQTQTSTTPIKQICRQPLEEEASEVCSEDQELIKVKMAQLKNEVTKQEMIISQTSQALNLCNSTPEFMGSTEQVEAERVLLLSTHRRQAALHELQRLEVEKTLRPQRQTSERLPLQKGTLTLSKIVLPLKQKYVTALAAAGGKGHHVVCLVKYADQVLPTPLVSTIASNSKNPELELCIPGVVTLENIYNDSTVTFEVYCLQAQEEVLPHEIKYHIKKPSTKLTPKKSKQESRLIRPVQESPAGPHVVRSPTFALMGYVVFSMGAAKKKQWSLNNAPSMSPLEGIVEMCTCCDLTLSVEHRGFLTMFEDISGFGAWHRRWCLLKGDTLNYWKYPDNEKTMPPINSISLNDCVTKQVGPVSRDICARLHTFLLEIERSGHPQDKESLVTVCNGPKTTIRHLLSADTKEERIEWCNKFNAALSALQRMGW, from the exons atggaCTCTTTTACAGAG aaATTGCTTTCGAGAGCTAGGGAACGGCAGAAAATATTACAAGATTATAGtattacgaaaaaaaataCTCCCGAAAAAGTTACTTTATCGGAGCCCAATTTAAATCATGATGCAGCAgttaaattaattgacaattttacAAGTTCTTCAGAAG AAAATGTCCATGTTGAAGTGCAGATCGAAGAGCAAAATGATTTCAACAGTGGCGAAAATAATCAGAATGACATTGGCCTTAGTGTAGATGTGAAAAAGAGACTAAACAGATTGGGAAAACTGTATGCag GTGGAGAAGATGCAAATATTTCCTCCCCAATTCACCAGACAGAAAGCAAATTTCATGCTGAAGACTTATCTAAAACTCCaaaacctgaaaatgtgaaaacTAAAAGAGGATTAAGCAAGTTAGCTGATCTTGCTGAAAGTATTAATCAATTTGAAGATGACTTGAATCAT GTTCACAAAGAAAAGACAGACAGAGTTGTCAAAAGATCGTGGAAGCCACCGGCACCGCAACCTCCCGCCTTAAAGAAATCGAGTCCATCTAAGGTTTTAACTAAACCAAAAGCACCCAACCCGCCACCAATAGAACATTCTTTAAATGATGTAAAATGGGATAAACAAGTACTAGACAGTCTG GAATCGCAGGGATTCACTCGTACCGATTCTAGTTCTCGGTTGGTGTACAATTATAATGCAGAGAATGCCCGAAGCGAGAAAGAAAATGTAATCGTCGAGGAGAAGAACCGTGGAACAGCAAAACCGACTATAAAATCACCGCAAAAACACATTTTACGAACAGCTGCAATAGCTGATAAAGCAGCTAGATTTGAATCGACTCCGAATCAAGTTCAGAAAGATCCCGCCTTACTTTCGGTATCTGAAAGGAAAGCgcttttcgaaaaaaacaagGGAGCCGCTTTAATTCCTAAAGCTCCATTTGCCATGGCGACGCCGATCAAATCAAATGCCGTAAATGCGAAAAAAACGACAACCATTCAACAATCGCCGATTCATAAAGAACCTGTGGGATCTCAAGCCGGCGGAATAGCCAGCAAAGTGGCAGAGTTGTTCGAGGCGAAACCCACAATTTCGCAACAGCAAATCCAAAGTAACGTTTATAAACAAAGACAGGAGGAGATGGACGTATTATTGAACAGATTCCACAAAACTGCAGAG GTAGAGATTGAAGAAACTGAGTACGACGACGAAGCCACTGAAGAAACTGCAATGGTAGACGAAAAACCTGCAAAAAAGATGTCTATTTGTCCTTCAAGCGATGAAAAAAGAAATAGCACAAACAAAAGATACA GCAAAGCAGACAGTCCGAAGGTTGCCGCGGTTTTGAACGACGTTAAACGGATCAAAGTTTCCCCTCAAAAAACTGGACGTTTGTATCCGAGTTTAACGGATATCGAATCAGTGACCGAAACTGAAAACGAATCTCGATCAGCCACACCGAGTGATAATAGCAG CTTTGAGAACAGTATTGCTGAATCAGGCGATGCAAACACCAGTTTTGGTCGAGATATTCTTCGAGTTGTTTGCAAGGATCAAACTCCTCATCATAAA CAAAGTTTATGCGAGAGCGACCTGTCTGACGTTTTGGATGACATGGACGATTACATTGATGAAGCCTTAGCTTATAACGGCGCACAGTCAGAAGGTCCGACTCCTCCTAAAAAAGGCCGAAAATCTCCAATC GAGTCTTCACAATCTTTcaaatacaaacatttccAGAATGACAATACATTTAAATCTCCCATGAAAAAAACTGTTGTTGATGTCGCCGAAAACCTTCCAACTCACGTCATCGACGGCGATAATATTCTACCCTTGACACACACCGTCAGTTTTTATCGAAAACAAACGCAAACATCGACCACTCCAATAAAACAGATATGCAGACAACCTTTGGAAGAAGAAGCGTCAGAAGTTTGCTCAGAAGATCAAGAACtgataaaagtcaaaatggCTCAGTTGAAAAACGAAGTGACCAAACAAGAAATGATCATTTCTCAAACCAGTCAAGCCCTTAATCTGTGCAATTCAACACCGGAATTTATGGGTTCGACCGAACAAGTCGAGGCCGAACGTGTTCTGCTTCTCTCCA CCCATCGACGACAAGCTGCTCTGCACGAATTACAACGATTAGAGGTGGAAAAAACTCTGAGACCTCAAAGACAAACATCAGAACGATTGCCTCTACAAAAAGGAACGTTGACATTGTCTAAAATAGTGCTGCCTTTAAAACAGAAATATGTTACTGCACTAGCTGCAg CTGGGGGTAAAGGCCATCACGTTGTTTGTTTGGTCAAATATGCGGACCAAGTTCTGCCAACTCCGTTAGTTTCAACGATCGCTTCCAACAGTAAAAACCCAGAATTGGAGTTGTGCATACCGGGAGTTGTTACGCTGGAAAACATCTACAATGATTCTACCGTCACGTTCGAAGTGTACTGTCTGCAAGCCCAAGAAGAAGTTCTCCCTCACGAAATCAAGTATCATATAAAAAAG CCGAGTACTAAATTAAccccaaaaaaatcaaaacaggAATCGCGTTTAATACGACCCGTACAAGAATCACCAGCAGGTCCGCATGTTGTGCGTTCACCCACCTTCGCTCTCATGGGATATGTTGTATTTTCCATGGGAGCTGCCAAAAAAAAGCAGTGGAGTTTAAATAAC GCACCTTCCATGAGTCCCTTGGAAggcatcgttgaaatgtgcacTTGTTGCGATTTGACGCTCTCCGTCGAACATCGAGGTTTTTTGACAATGTTCGAAGATATATCCGGATTTGGTGCGTGGCATCGTAGATGGTGTCTTTTAAAAGGCGACACCTTAAACTATTGGAAGTATCCAGATAATGAAAAGACAATg CCACCCATCAACTCTATAAGTTTGAACGATTGTGTCACAAAACAAGTCGGGCCTGTTAGTCGTGACATTTGTGCACGATTACACACTTTTTTGCTCGAAATAGAAAGAAGCGGACATCCTCAAGATAAAGAAAGTTTAGTGACGGTTTGCAACGGACCCAAAACCACAATACG CCATCTTCTTTCTGCCGACACAAAAGAAGAGCGAATCGAATGGTGCAACAAATTTAACGCAGCTCTGTCTGCTCTCCAACGCATGGGCTGGTAA
- the scra gene encoding anillin isoform X1, which translates to MDSFTEKLLSRARERQKILQDYSITKKNTPEKVTLSEPNLNHDAAVKLIDNFTSSSEGNVTSFTRQNSSTHISSDFSSAKTLNIKNDNFNMEIKVSSAENVHVEVQIEEQNDFNSGENNQNDIGLSVDVKKRLNRLGKLYAGGEDANISSPIHQTESKFHAEDLSKTPKPENVKTKRGLSKLADLAESINQFEDDLNHVHKEKTDRVVKRSWKPPAPQPPALKKSSPSKVLTKPKAPNPPPIEHSLNDVKWDKQVLDSLESQGFTRTDSSSRLVYNYNAENARSEKENVIVEEKNRGTAKPTIKSPQKHILRTAAIADKAARFESTPNQVQKDPALLSVSERKALFEKNKGAALIPKAPFAMATPIKSNAVNAKKTTTIQQSPIHKEPVGSQAGGIASKVAELFEAKPTISQQQIQSNVYKQRQEEMDVLLNRFHKTAEVEIEETEYDDEATEETAMVDEKPAKKMSICPSSDEKRNSTNKRYSKADSPKVAAVLNDVKRIKVSPQKTGRLYPSLTDIESVTETENESRSATPSDNSSFENSIAESGDANTSFGRDILRVVCKDQTPHHKQSLCESDLSDVLDDMDDYIDEALAYNGAQSEGPTPPKKGRKSPIESSQSFKYKHFQNDNTFKSPMKKTVVDVAENLPTHVIDGDNILPLTHTVSFYRKQTQTSTTPIKQICRQPLEEEASEVCSEDQELIKVKMAQLKNEVTKQEMIISQTSQALNLCNSTPEFMGSTEQVEAERVLLLSTHRRQAALHELQRLEVEKTLRPQRQTSERLPLQKGTLTLSKIVLPLKQKYVTALAAAGGKGHHVVCLVKYADQVLPTPLVSTIASNSKNPELELCIPGVVTLENIYNDSTVTFEVYCLQAQEEVLPHEIKYHIKKPSTKLTPKKSKQESRLIRPVQESPAGPHVVRSPTFALMGYVVFSMGAAKKKQWSLNNAPSMSPLEGIVEMCTCCDLTLSVEHRGFLTMFEDISGFGAWHRRWCLLKGDTLNYWKYPDNEKTMPPINSISLNDCVTKQVGPVSRDICARLHTFLLEIERSGHPQDKESLVTVCNGPKTTIRHLLSADTKEERIEWCNKFNAALSALQRMGW; encoded by the exons atggaCTCTTTTACAGAG aaATTGCTTTCGAGAGCTAGGGAACGGCAGAAAATATTACAAGATTATAGtattacgaaaaaaaataCTCCCGAAAAAGTTACTTTATCGGAGCCCAATTTAAATCATGATGCAGCAgttaaattaattgacaattttacAAGTTCTTCAGAAGGTAACGTTACATCATTCACACGCCAAAATTCATCAACACATATTTCATCTGATTTTTCATCTGCGAAAACtttgaatattaaaaatgacaatttcaatatggaaattaaagTCAGTTCCGCAGAAAATGTCCATGTTGAAGTGCAGATCGAAGAGCAAAATGATTTCAACAGTGGCGAAAATAATCAGAATGACATTGGCCTTAGTGTAGATGTGAAAAAGAGACTAAACAGATTGGGAAAACTGTATGCag GTGGAGAAGATGCAAATATTTCCTCCCCAATTCACCAGACAGAAAGCAAATTTCATGCTGAAGACTTATCTAAAACTCCaaaacctgaaaatgtgaaaacTAAAAGAGGATTAAGCAAGTTAGCTGATCTTGCTGAAAGTATTAATCAATTTGAAGATGACTTGAATCAT GTTCACAAAGAAAAGACAGACAGAGTTGTCAAAAGATCGTGGAAGCCACCGGCACCGCAACCTCCCGCCTTAAAGAAATCGAGTCCATCTAAGGTTTTAACTAAACCAAAAGCACCCAACCCGCCACCAATAGAACATTCTTTAAATGATGTAAAATGGGATAAACAAGTACTAGACAGTCTG GAATCGCAGGGATTCACTCGTACCGATTCTAGTTCTCGGTTGGTGTACAATTATAATGCAGAGAATGCCCGAAGCGAGAAAGAAAATGTAATCGTCGAGGAGAAGAACCGTGGAACAGCAAAACCGACTATAAAATCACCGCAAAAACACATTTTACGAACAGCTGCAATAGCTGATAAAGCAGCTAGATTTGAATCGACTCCGAATCAAGTTCAGAAAGATCCCGCCTTACTTTCGGTATCTGAAAGGAAAGCgcttttcgaaaaaaacaagGGAGCCGCTTTAATTCCTAAAGCTCCATTTGCCATGGCGACGCCGATCAAATCAAATGCCGTAAATGCGAAAAAAACGACAACCATTCAACAATCGCCGATTCATAAAGAACCTGTGGGATCTCAAGCCGGCGGAATAGCCAGCAAAGTGGCAGAGTTGTTCGAGGCGAAACCCACAATTTCGCAACAGCAAATCCAAAGTAACGTTTATAAACAAAGACAGGAGGAGATGGACGTATTATTGAACAGATTCCACAAAACTGCAGAG GTAGAGATTGAAGAAACTGAGTACGACGACGAAGCCACTGAAGAAACTGCAATGGTAGACGAAAAACCTGCAAAAAAGATGTCTATTTGTCCTTCAAGCGATGAAAAAAGAAATAGCACAAACAAAAGATACA GCAAAGCAGACAGTCCGAAGGTTGCCGCGGTTTTGAACGACGTTAAACGGATCAAAGTTTCCCCTCAAAAAACTGGACGTTTGTATCCGAGTTTAACGGATATCGAATCAGTGACCGAAACTGAAAACGAATCTCGATCAGCCACACCGAGTGATAATAGCAG CTTTGAGAACAGTATTGCTGAATCAGGCGATGCAAACACCAGTTTTGGTCGAGATATTCTTCGAGTTGTTTGCAAGGATCAAACTCCTCATCATAAA CAAAGTTTATGCGAGAGCGACCTGTCTGACGTTTTGGATGACATGGACGATTACATTGATGAAGCCTTAGCTTATAACGGCGCACAGTCAGAAGGTCCGACTCCTCCTAAAAAAGGCCGAAAATCTCCAATC GAGTCTTCACAATCTTTcaaatacaaacatttccAGAATGACAATACATTTAAATCTCCCATGAAAAAAACTGTTGTTGATGTCGCCGAAAACCTTCCAACTCACGTCATCGACGGCGATAATATTCTACCCTTGACACACACCGTCAGTTTTTATCGAAAACAAACGCAAACATCGACCACTCCAATAAAACAGATATGCAGACAACCTTTGGAAGAAGAAGCGTCAGAAGTTTGCTCAGAAGATCAAGAACtgataaaagtcaaaatggCTCAGTTGAAAAACGAAGTGACCAAACAAGAAATGATCATTTCTCAAACCAGTCAAGCCCTTAATCTGTGCAATTCAACACCGGAATTTATGGGTTCGACCGAACAAGTCGAGGCCGAACGTGTTCTGCTTCTCTCCA CCCATCGACGACAAGCTGCTCTGCACGAATTACAACGATTAGAGGTGGAAAAAACTCTGAGACCTCAAAGACAAACATCAGAACGATTGCCTCTACAAAAAGGAACGTTGACATTGTCTAAAATAGTGCTGCCTTTAAAACAGAAATATGTTACTGCACTAGCTGCAg CTGGGGGTAAAGGCCATCACGTTGTTTGTTTGGTCAAATATGCGGACCAAGTTCTGCCAACTCCGTTAGTTTCAACGATCGCTTCCAACAGTAAAAACCCAGAATTGGAGTTGTGCATACCGGGAGTTGTTACGCTGGAAAACATCTACAATGATTCTACCGTCACGTTCGAAGTGTACTGTCTGCAAGCCCAAGAAGAAGTTCTCCCTCACGAAATCAAGTATCATATAAAAAAG CCGAGTACTAAATTAAccccaaaaaaatcaaaacaggAATCGCGTTTAATACGACCCGTACAAGAATCACCAGCAGGTCCGCATGTTGTGCGTTCACCCACCTTCGCTCTCATGGGATATGTTGTATTTTCCATGGGAGCTGCCAAAAAAAAGCAGTGGAGTTTAAATAAC GCACCTTCCATGAGTCCCTTGGAAggcatcgttgaaatgtgcacTTGTTGCGATTTGACGCTCTCCGTCGAACATCGAGGTTTTTTGACAATGTTCGAAGATATATCCGGATTTGGTGCGTGGCATCGTAGATGGTGTCTTTTAAAAGGCGACACCTTAAACTATTGGAAGTATCCAGATAATGAAAAGACAATg CCACCCATCAACTCTATAAGTTTGAACGATTGTGTCACAAAACAAGTCGGGCCTGTTAGTCGTGACATTTGTGCACGATTACACACTTTTTTGCTCGAAATAGAAAGAAGCGGACATCCTCAAGATAAAGAAAGTTTAGTGACGGTTTGCAACGGACCCAAAACCACAATACG CCATCTTCTTTCTGCCGACACAAAAGAAGAGCGAATCGAATGGTGCAACAAATTTAACGCAGCTCTGTCTGCTCTCCAACGCATGGGCTGGTAA
- the scra gene encoding anillin isoform X2, whose product MDSFTEKLLSRARERQKILQDYSITKKNTPEKVTLSEPNLNHDAAVKLIDNFTSSSEVSSAENVHVEVQIEEQNDFNSGENNQNDIGLSVDVKKRLNRLGKLYAGGEDANISSPIHQTESKFHAEDLSKTPKPENVKTKRGLSKLADLAESINQFEDDLNHVHKEKTDRVVKRSWKPPAPQPPALKKSSPSKVLTKPKAPNPPPIEHSLNDVKWDKQVLDSLESQGFTRTDSSSRLVYNYNAENARSEKENVIVEEKNRGTAKPTIKSPQKHILRTAAIADKAARFESTPNQVQKDPALLSVSERKALFEKNKGAALIPKAPFAMATPIKSNAVNAKKTTTIQQSPIHKEPVGSQAGGIASKVAELFEAKPTISQQQIQSNVYKQRQEEMDVLLNRFHKTAEVEIEETEYDDEATEETAMVDEKPAKKMSICPSSDEKRNSTNKRYSKADSPKVAAVLNDVKRIKVSPQKTGRLYPSLTDIESVTETENESRSATPSDNSSFENSIAESGDANTSFGRDILRVVCKDQTPHHKQSLCESDLSDVLDDMDDYIDEALAYNGAQSEGPTPPKKGRKSPIESSQSFKYKHFQNDNTFKSPMKKTVVDVAENLPTHVIDGDNILPLTHTVSFYRKQTQTSTTPIKQICRQPLEEEASEVCSEDQELIKVKMAQLKNEVTKQEMIISQTSQALNLCNSTPEFMGSTEQVEAERVLLLSTHRRQAALHELQRLEVEKTLRPQRQTSERLPLQKGTLTLSKIVLPLKQKYVTALAAAGGKGHHVVCLVKYADQVLPTPLVSTIASNSKNPELELCIPGVVTLENIYNDSTVTFEVYCLQAQEEVLPHEIKYHIKKPSTKLTPKKSKQESRLIRPVQESPAGPHVVRSPTFALMGYVVFSMGAAKKKQWSLNNAPSMSPLEGIVEMCTCCDLTLSVEHRGFLTMFEDISGFGAWHRRWCLLKGDTLNYWKYPDNEKTMPPINSISLNDCVTKQVGPVSRDICARLHTFLLEIERSGHPQDKESLVTVCNGPKTTIRHLLSADTKEERIEWCNKFNAALSALQRMGW is encoded by the exons atggaCTCTTTTACAGAG aaATTGCTTTCGAGAGCTAGGGAACGGCAGAAAATATTACAAGATTATAGtattacgaaaaaaaataCTCCCGAAAAAGTTACTTTATCGGAGCCCAATTTAAATCATGATGCAGCAgttaaattaattgacaattttacAAGTTCTTCAGAAG TCAGTTCCGCAGAAAATGTCCATGTTGAAGTGCAGATCGAAGAGCAAAATGATTTCAACAGTGGCGAAAATAATCAGAATGACATTGGCCTTAGTGTAGATGTGAAAAAGAGACTAAACAGATTGGGAAAACTGTATGCag GTGGAGAAGATGCAAATATTTCCTCCCCAATTCACCAGACAGAAAGCAAATTTCATGCTGAAGACTTATCTAAAACTCCaaaacctgaaaatgtgaaaacTAAAAGAGGATTAAGCAAGTTAGCTGATCTTGCTGAAAGTATTAATCAATTTGAAGATGACTTGAATCAT GTTCACAAAGAAAAGACAGACAGAGTTGTCAAAAGATCGTGGAAGCCACCGGCACCGCAACCTCCCGCCTTAAAGAAATCGAGTCCATCTAAGGTTTTAACTAAACCAAAAGCACCCAACCCGCCACCAATAGAACATTCTTTAAATGATGTAAAATGGGATAAACAAGTACTAGACAGTCTG GAATCGCAGGGATTCACTCGTACCGATTCTAGTTCTCGGTTGGTGTACAATTATAATGCAGAGAATGCCCGAAGCGAGAAAGAAAATGTAATCGTCGAGGAGAAGAACCGTGGAACAGCAAAACCGACTATAAAATCACCGCAAAAACACATTTTACGAACAGCTGCAATAGCTGATAAAGCAGCTAGATTTGAATCGACTCCGAATCAAGTTCAGAAAGATCCCGCCTTACTTTCGGTATCTGAAAGGAAAGCgcttttcgaaaaaaacaagGGAGCCGCTTTAATTCCTAAAGCTCCATTTGCCATGGCGACGCCGATCAAATCAAATGCCGTAAATGCGAAAAAAACGACAACCATTCAACAATCGCCGATTCATAAAGAACCTGTGGGATCTCAAGCCGGCGGAATAGCCAGCAAAGTGGCAGAGTTGTTCGAGGCGAAACCCACAATTTCGCAACAGCAAATCCAAAGTAACGTTTATAAACAAAGACAGGAGGAGATGGACGTATTATTGAACAGATTCCACAAAACTGCAGAG GTAGAGATTGAAGAAACTGAGTACGACGACGAAGCCACTGAAGAAACTGCAATGGTAGACGAAAAACCTGCAAAAAAGATGTCTATTTGTCCTTCAAGCGATGAAAAAAGAAATAGCACAAACAAAAGATACA GCAAAGCAGACAGTCCGAAGGTTGCCGCGGTTTTGAACGACGTTAAACGGATCAAAGTTTCCCCTCAAAAAACTGGACGTTTGTATCCGAGTTTAACGGATATCGAATCAGTGACCGAAACTGAAAACGAATCTCGATCAGCCACACCGAGTGATAATAGCAG CTTTGAGAACAGTATTGCTGAATCAGGCGATGCAAACACCAGTTTTGGTCGAGATATTCTTCGAGTTGTTTGCAAGGATCAAACTCCTCATCATAAA CAAAGTTTATGCGAGAGCGACCTGTCTGACGTTTTGGATGACATGGACGATTACATTGATGAAGCCTTAGCTTATAACGGCGCACAGTCAGAAGGTCCGACTCCTCCTAAAAAAGGCCGAAAATCTCCAATC GAGTCTTCACAATCTTTcaaatacaaacatttccAGAATGACAATACATTTAAATCTCCCATGAAAAAAACTGTTGTTGATGTCGCCGAAAACCTTCCAACTCACGTCATCGACGGCGATAATATTCTACCCTTGACACACACCGTCAGTTTTTATCGAAAACAAACGCAAACATCGACCACTCCAATAAAACAGATATGCAGACAACCTTTGGAAGAAGAAGCGTCAGAAGTTTGCTCAGAAGATCAAGAACtgataaaagtcaaaatggCTCAGTTGAAAAACGAAGTGACCAAACAAGAAATGATCATTTCTCAAACCAGTCAAGCCCTTAATCTGTGCAATTCAACACCGGAATTTATGGGTTCGACCGAACAAGTCGAGGCCGAACGTGTTCTGCTTCTCTCCA CCCATCGACGACAAGCTGCTCTGCACGAATTACAACGATTAGAGGTGGAAAAAACTCTGAGACCTCAAAGACAAACATCAGAACGATTGCCTCTACAAAAAGGAACGTTGACATTGTCTAAAATAGTGCTGCCTTTAAAACAGAAATATGTTACTGCACTAGCTGCAg CTGGGGGTAAAGGCCATCACGTTGTTTGTTTGGTCAAATATGCGGACCAAGTTCTGCCAACTCCGTTAGTTTCAACGATCGCTTCCAACAGTAAAAACCCAGAATTGGAGTTGTGCATACCGGGAGTTGTTACGCTGGAAAACATCTACAATGATTCTACCGTCACGTTCGAAGTGTACTGTCTGCAAGCCCAAGAAGAAGTTCTCCCTCACGAAATCAAGTATCATATAAAAAAG CCGAGTACTAAATTAAccccaaaaaaatcaaaacaggAATCGCGTTTAATACGACCCGTACAAGAATCACCAGCAGGTCCGCATGTTGTGCGTTCACCCACCTTCGCTCTCATGGGATATGTTGTATTTTCCATGGGAGCTGCCAAAAAAAAGCAGTGGAGTTTAAATAAC GCACCTTCCATGAGTCCCTTGGAAggcatcgttgaaatgtgcacTTGTTGCGATTTGACGCTCTCCGTCGAACATCGAGGTTTTTTGACAATGTTCGAAGATATATCCGGATTTGGTGCGTGGCATCGTAGATGGTGTCTTTTAAAAGGCGACACCTTAAACTATTGGAAGTATCCAGATAATGAAAAGACAATg CCACCCATCAACTCTATAAGTTTGAACGATTGTGTCACAAAACAAGTCGGGCCTGTTAGTCGTGACATTTGTGCACGATTACACACTTTTTTGCTCGAAATAGAAAGAAGCGGACATCCTCAAGATAAAGAAAGTTTAGTGACGGTTTGCAACGGACCCAAAACCACAATACG CCATCTTCTTTCTGCCGACACAAAAGAAGAGCGAATCGAATGGTGCAACAAATTTAACGCAGCTCTGTCTGCTCTCCAACGCATGGGCTGGTAA
- the ZnT86D gene encoding zinc transporter 7, which translates to MLPLSHKDNLHRGLGSRIKEKLNGWMRLIFSDRNSRNLFLFLLLNLSFAFVELIYGVWSNSLGLISDSFHMFFDCTGLLAGLAASVITKWKANEKYSYGYVRAEVLAGFVNGLFLLFISFFIMSEAVERAIEPPEVKHERLFVVSVLGLIVNLVGIYAFQHGHGHSHGGSSHGHSHGISHGHSHNSHGHSHDYALDIDVVASGNSQIMKGVFLHILADTLGSVGVIVSAVLMQMFGWMIADPICSMFIAILIALSVLALIKDSVIILMQRQPYALDNVLPQCYQKVVSLAGVYSVQEPHFWTLCSEVYVGAIKLEVSKNVDPKYVVSHTQMIFASVGVRQIYVQLDYTPM; encoded by the exons ATGTTGCCTTTATCGCATAAAGACAATTTACATCGAGGTTTAGGTTCTCGAATCAAAGAAAAACTTAACGGATGGATGAGGTTAATATTTTCGGATAGAAATTCCAGAAATTTATTCCTGTTTCTTCTTCTGAATTTATCATTTGCATTTGTAGAATTAATTTATGGTGTATGGTCTAACAGTTTAG gtTTAATATCGGATTCTTTTCATATGTTCTTTGATTGCACTGGACTACTTGCTGGGCTGGCAGCATCAGTTATTACAAAGTGGAAAGCAAATGAAAAGTATTCTTATGGTTATGTCCGTGCAGAGGTCTTAGCTGGTTTTGTCAATggattgtttttattgttcatATCTTTCTTTATAATGTCAGAAGCTGTAGAACGTGCAATTGAACCACCTGAG gtaAAGCATGAAAGATTGTTCGTAGTATCAGTTCTGGGATTGATAGTAAATTTAGTTGGAATATATGCATTCCAGCATGGCCACGGACATTCCCATGGTGGCAGCAGTCATGGCCATTCGCATGGCATTTCACACGGACACTCGCACAATTCACATGGTCATTCCCATGACTATGCTTTGGATATTGACGTAGTTGCTAGTGGTAATTCTCAAATAATGAAAGGTGTCTTCCTTCATATTTTAGCTGACACTTTGGGAAGTGTCGGTGTTATTGTTTCGGCTGTCTTAATGCAGATGTTTGGTTGGATGATAGCTGATCCAATTTGCTCCATGTTTATAGCCATTTTGATAGCTCTAAGTGTGTTAGCACTCATCAAAGATTCTGTTATAATTTTAATGCAGAGACAGCCATACGCCCTAGATAATGTGTTACCACAATGTTACCAGAAAGTTGTCAGTTTGGCTGGTGTTTATTCAGTGCAGGAACCCCATTTTTGGACTCTTTGTAGTGAGGTTTATGTTGGTGCTATCAAATTAgaagtgtcaaaaaacgtCGACCCAAAATATGTTGTGTCACATACACAGATGATCTTTGCATCAGTAGGAGTAAGGCAAATTTATGTTCAATTGGACTACACTCCAATGTGA